Within the Enterobacter roggenkampii genome, the region GCTGATGGCCTTAAAAACAACCAAAATTACGCCGACGAGAAAGATAACTGTCCATACTGTAAGCGAAGCTTTGCCTCGTGCACATTATCAGCGTTGCCCCCAGTGCGATACGCTTTTTATGTTGCCGAAGATGAAATCGCACCAAAGTGCCTTCTGCCCCCGCTGTGACGCCAAAATTCGCGATGGCCGCGACTGGTCGTTGACCCGCCTCGCCGCCATGGCCGTTACCATGCTGCTGCTGATGCCCTTCGCCTGGAGTGAGCCGCTGCTAAAACTCTACCTGCTCGGCGTGCGCATTGACGCCAACGTGCTGCAGGGCATCTGGCAGATGACCCGTCAGGGCGATCCCATCACCGCCGCGATGGTGCTGTTCTGCACCGTCGGCGCACCCCTGGTGCTGGTTGCCGCCATTGCCTATCTCTGGTTTGGCAACATTCTTGGCATGAACCTTCGCCCGGTGCTGCTGATGCTGGACAAGCTCAAAGAGTGGGTGATGCTGGATATTTATCTGGTGGGCGTGGGGGTTGCGTCAATAAAGGTGCAGGACTACGCCTTTTTGCAGCCCGGCGTCGGACTCTTTGCCTTCATCTGTCTGGTATTGCTGAGCATCCTGACGCTGATCCACCTGAACGTTGAGCAGCTCTGGGAGCGATTCTACCCTCAGCGCCCCGCCACGCGTCCCGATGAAAATCTGCGCGTCTGTCTGGGTTGCCACTATACCGGGTTGCCCGACACGCGCGGACGCTGCCCGCGGTGCCACATTCCGTTGAGACTGCGGCGCAATAACAGCCTGCAAAAATGCTGGGCGGCGCTGATCGCCTCCCTGGTGTTTCTGATCCCCGCCAATATGCTGCCGATTTCCATCATTTACGTGAATGGTGGACGTCAGGAGGATACTATCCTCTCCGGGATTATCTCCCTTGCGCACAGCAATGTCGGGGTGGCGGCAATCGTCTTTATTGCCAGTATCCTGGTTCCCTTTACCAAAGTGGTGGTGATGATTACCCTGCTCATCAGCATTCACTTAAAGTGTGAACAAGGTTTACGGACCCGCATTTTGCTTCTGCGATTCGTCACCTGGATTGGCCGCTGGTCAATGTTAGATCTGTTCGTGATTTCGCTGATGATGTCGCTCATCAATCGCGATCAGTTACTTGCTTTTACAATGGGACCCGCGGCTTTTTATTTCGGCTCTGCGGTGATATTGACTATTCTTGCTGTGGAATGGCTGGATAGCCGCTTACTTTGGGATGCACATGAGTCAGGAAACCCCCGCTTCGCCGACTGAAGCGAGAATTAAAACAAAACGCCGCATTTCGCCATTCTGGTTGCTGCCCGTCATCGCCCTGATGATTGCAGGCTGGCTTATCTGGACAAGCTATGAGGATCGCGGCAGTACCGTCACCATTGATTTCCAGACCGCCGACGGCATCGTCGCCGGGCGAACCCCCGTTCGCTTCCAGGGGGTTGAAGTGGGTACGGTTCAGGATATCTCCCTTGGAAAAGGGCTGAACAAGATTCAGGTGCGGGTCAGCATTAAATCTGACATGCAGGATGCCCTGCGCAGCGAAACGCAGTTCTGGCTGGTGACGCCAAAAGCCTCGCTGGCCGGTGTTTCCGGTCTGGATGCGCTCGTCGGCGGTAACTATATCGGCATGATGCCCGGCAAAGGCGAACCGCAGGATCACTTTGTGGCTCTGGATACGCAGCCCAAATACCGCCTCAATAACGGCGATTTGATGATTCATCTCCAGGCGCCGGACCTCGGTTCCCTGAACAGCGGCTCCCTGGTCTATTTTCGTAAGATCCCGGTTGGCCGCGTGTACGATTATGCGATTAACCCGAATAAACAGGGCGTCACCATTGATGTGCTGATCGAGCGCCGCTTCACCAATCTGGTGAAAAAGGGCAGCCGCTTCTGGAACGTGTCCGGCGTGGATGCCGACCTCAGCCTGAGCGGTGCAAAAGTGAAGCTGGAGAGTCTGGCCGCACTGGTGAACGGCGCCATCGCCTTTGACTCCCCGGAAAACTCAAGCCCTGCCACGGCTGATGACACGTTCGGATTGTACGCCGATCTGGCGCACAGCCAGCGCGGCGTGATTGTTAAACTCGCCCTTCCCGATGCTAAAGGACTAAAAGCGGGTTCAACGCCGCTGATGTATCAGGGTCTGCAGGTCGGCCAGCTCACCAAAATGACGCTCAACCCGGGCGGATCGGTCACTGGCGAAATGACGGTCGATCCGAGCGTGGTCGATCTCCTGCGCGAGAAAACACGCATCGAAATGCGCAGTCCAAAGATCTCCCTGAACGATACCAGCCTCAGCACGCTGCTGACCGGCAATACCTTTGAGCTGATCCCCGGGGAAGGTCAGCCCAGCAATAGCTTCGTGATTGCCCCGGCGGATAAAGCCCTGCTGCAAAAGCCGGGCGTCGTGACGGTTACGCTCAATGCGCCAGAAAGCTATGGCATTGAAGCCGGTCAGCCGTTGATTTTACACGGCGTGCAGGTGGGACAGGTGCTGGAGCGCAAGCTCTCCGCGGATGGGGTGCAATTCTCCGTTGCCATCGACCCGCAATACAGAGACCTGGTACATGGCGACAGTAAATTCGTGGTGAACAGTCGCGTCGACGTGAAGGTAGGACTGGACGGCGTGGAGTTTCTCGGCGCCAGCGCCAGCGAATGGGTGAACGGCGGCATCCGTATTTTGCCGGGGGATAAAGGTCCCGTGCGCGACAGCTACCCGCTGTATGCCAACCTTGAGAAAGCGATTGAAAACAGCCTGAGCGATCTTCCTACCACCACGCTGACGTTAAGCGCCGAGACCCTGCCGGACGTTCAGGCGGGCTCCGTGGTGCTGTATCGCAAGTTTGAGGTCGGGGAAGTGATCACCGTTCGCCCGCGTGCCGACGCCTTTGATATCGAACTGCACATCAAGCCGGAGTACCGTAAGCTGCTGACGCCGAACAGCGTCTTCTGGGCTGAAGGCGGCGCGAAAGTGCAGCTGAACGGTAACGGACTGACCGTACAGGCCTCTCCGCTGTCACGCGCGCTGCGCGGGGCGATTAGCTTCGATAACCTCAGCGGAGCGGGCGCGAACCTGCGTAAAGGCGATAAGCGAATTCTCTTCCCGTCAGAGACCGCCGCCCGCGCAGTGGGCGGGCAGATTACCCTGCACGCGTTTGATGCCGGTAAGCTGGCGGAAGGCATGCCCATCCGCTACCTGGGCATTGATATCGGGCAGATCCAGAAGCTGACGCTGATCACCTCGCGTAACGAGGTGCAGGCTACCGCCGTGCTCTACCCGGAATATGTGCAGACCTTTGCGCGCGCGGGTTCACGCTTCTCGGTGGTCACGCCGCAGATCTCGGCCGCGGGCGTTGAGCATCTCGACACCATTTTGCAGCCGTACATCAACGTGGAGCCAGGCCAGGGCAATGCCCGTCGTGATTTCGAACTGCAGGAAGCCACGATCACCGACTCGCGCTACCTTGGTGGCCTGAGCATCGTGGTGGAAGTGCCGGAAGCCGGCTCGCTGAGCATCGGCACGCCGGTCCTGTTCCGCGGCATAGAGGTCGGTACGGTCACTGGCCTGACGCTCGGGACGCTCTCCGACCGCGTGATGGTGGCGCTACGCATCAGCGAACGCTACCAGCACCTGGTGCGTAATAACTCGGTGTTCTGGCTGGCATCCGGCTACTCGCTGGACTTCGGCCTGACGGGAGGCGTGGTGAAAACCGGGACCTTCAACCAGTTCATTCGCGGTGGTATTGCGTTTGCCACACCGCCGGGGACGCCGCTGGCGCCGAAAGCGCAGCCGGGTAAACATTTCCTGCTGCTCGAAAGCGAACCAAAAGAGTGGCGCGAATGGGGAACCGCCCTGCCGCGTTAATCTACAAGGCTCCGGTGTCAACGCACCGGGGCCTTTATGTTACACTGCGCACCTGAACTTTTCCCTGTGGTGTGCCCGTGGCTCAAAACTCCGTATTTCTTCCTGAACAATTCCTGGCGCAGATGCGCGAGGCGCTTCCTTCTCACCTGTCGTTAGACGATTTTATCGCCGCCTGCCAGCGTCCGTTACGCCGCAGTATTCGCGTCAACACGCTGAAAATCAGCGTCGCGGATTTTCTGGCGCTGGTCGCGCCCTACAGCTGGCAGCTTACGCCGGTACCGTGGTGCGCTGAGGGGTTCTGGATCGAGCGCGATGACGAAGACGCCGTGCCGTTGGGAAGCACCGCTGAACATCTGAGCGGCCTGTTCTATATCCAGGAAGCCAGCTCGATGCTGCCGGTGGCAGCCCTGTTCGCCGATGGCAATGCGCCCGAGC harbors:
- the yebS gene encoding membrane integrity lipid transport subunit YebS, coding for MALKTTKITPTRKITVHTVSEALPRAHYQRCPQCDTLFMLPKMKSHQSAFCPRCDAKIRDGRDWSLTRLAAMAVTMLLLMPFAWSEPLLKLYLLGVRIDANVLQGIWQMTRQGDPITAAMVLFCTVGAPLVLVAAIAYLWFGNILGMNLRPVLLMLDKLKEWVMLDIYLVGVGVASIKVQDYAFLQPGVGLFAFICLVLLSILTLIHLNVEQLWERFYPQRPATRPDENLRVCLGCHYTGLPDTRGRCPRCHIPLRLRRNNSLQKCWAALIASLVFLIPANMLPISIIYVNGGRQEDTILSGIISLAHSNVGVAAIVFIASILVPFTKVVVMITLLISIHLKCEQGLRTRILLLRFVTWIGRWSMLDLFVISLMMSLINRDQLLAFTMGPAAFYFGSAVILTILAVEWLDSRLLWDAHESGNPRFAD
- a CDS encoding PqiB family protein, which gives rise to MSQETPASPTEARIKTKRRISPFWLLPVIALMIAGWLIWTSYEDRGSTVTIDFQTADGIVAGRTPVRFQGVEVGTVQDISLGKGLNKIQVRVSIKSDMQDALRSETQFWLVTPKASLAGVSGLDALVGGNYIGMMPGKGEPQDHFVALDTQPKYRLNNGDLMIHLQAPDLGSLNSGSLVYFRKIPVGRVYDYAINPNKQGVTIDVLIERRFTNLVKKGSRFWNVSGVDADLSLSGAKVKLESLAALVNGAIAFDSPENSSPATADDTFGLYADLAHSQRGVIVKLALPDAKGLKAGSTPLMYQGLQVGQLTKMTLNPGGSVTGEMTVDPSVVDLLREKTRIEMRSPKISLNDTSLSTLLTGNTFELIPGEGQPSNSFVIAPADKALLQKPGVVTVTLNAPESYGIEAGQPLILHGVQVGQVLERKLSADGVQFSVAIDPQYRDLVHGDSKFVVNSRVDVKVGLDGVEFLGASASEWVNGGIRILPGDKGPVRDSYPLYANLEKAIENSLSDLPTTTLTLSAETLPDVQAGSVVLYRKFEVGEVITVRPRADAFDIELHIKPEYRKLLTPNSVFWAEGGAKVQLNGNGLTVQASPLSRALRGAISFDNLSGAGANLRKGDKRILFPSETAARAVGGQITLHAFDAGKLAEGMPIRYLGIDIGQIQKLTLITSRNEVQATAVLYPEYVQTFARAGSRFSVVTPQISAAGVEHLDTILQPYINVEPGQGNARRDFELQEATITDSRYLGGLSIVVEVPEAGSLSIGTPVLFRGIEVGTVTGLTLGTLSDRVMVALRISERYQHLVRNNSVFWLASGYSLDFGLTGGVVKTGTFNQFIRGGIAFATPPGTPLAPKAQPGKHFLLLESEPKEWREWGTALPR